In Oscillatoria salina IIICB1, a genomic segment contains:
- a CDS encoding ABC transporter ATP-binding protein, protein MDAATETKATTTNGRTPVVQTWELTKVYRTGFFMNQKVESLTNCTLTVYEGETFGLLGPNGAGKTTLLKILLGIIQRTSGRGVLLGNPIGDRAVKQRIGYLPENAYFYDYLTAWEFLHFVAGLFKLPRNVQQQRIPELLDLVGLDRTTAKKKQLRKYSKGMLQRVGMAQALINDPEVVFLDEPMSGLDPTGRYRIREIILSLKEQGKTVFFNSHILADVEQICDRVAILARGELICIGSLDELLGIGETYHVKGKGGNIDILKSWLENIGFEQDTWYGQLKGSPQEFLANLSLMNAQLIGMNLARTSLEEFFMQQLFSRGIDSTR, encoded by the coding sequence ATGGATGCTGCAACAGAAACAAAAGCAACTACAACCAATGGACGAACACCCGTAGTCCAAACTTGGGAGTTGACCAAGGTTTATCGCACTGGTTTTTTCATGAATCAAAAGGTAGAATCCTTGACAAACTGTACCTTGACGGTGTATGAAGGAGAAACCTTTGGTTTACTTGGACCAAACGGAGCAGGTAAAACCACCTTATTAAAGATATTGTTGGGAATTATCCAGCGTACATCAGGAAGGGGAGTTTTACTAGGAAATCCAATTGGCGATCGCGCAGTTAAGCAACGTATCGGCTATCTCCCAGAAAATGCTTACTTCTACGATTATCTAACCGCTTGGGAATTTTTGCATTTCGTCGCTGGATTATTTAAACTTCCGCGCAACGTGCAGCAACAACGCATCCCAGAACTTTTAGACTTAGTAGGATTAGATCGAACTACAGCCAAGAAAAAGCAGCTACGCAAGTATTCTAAAGGAATGCTGCAAAGAGTTGGCATGGCACAAGCTTTAATTAACGATCCCGAAGTCGTTTTTCTCGACGAACCCATGTCCGGACTCGATCCTACTGGACGCTACCGGATTCGAGAAATTATACTGTCCTTGAAAGAACAAGGCAAGACAGTATTTTTCAACTCGCACATTTTAGCCGATGTCGAACAAATTTGCGATCGCGTTGCCATTCTCGCACGTGGAGAGTTAATCTGTATTGGTTCTCTTGACGAACTGCTCGGTATTGGCGAAACTTATCACGTTAAAGGTAAAGGCGGAAATATCGATATTCTCAAGAGTTGGTTAGAAAATATTGGTTTTGAACAAGATACGTGGTATGGTCAACTCAAAGGATCTCCCCAAGAGTTTCTCGCCAATCTTAGCTTAATGAATGCTCAATTGATCGGCATGAATCTCGCTCGTACTTCCTTAGAAGAATTCTTTATGCAACAATTATTCTCGCGAGGTATTGATTCTACTCGCTAA
- a CDS encoding response regulator, which produces MLSCQQPVLQVLVVDDHELTRFTLKLALASKRNIELVGLATNGQEAVDMVERYHPDVIVLDLQMPVMDGLSASNLIKKIAPSTQIIAYSSVEDAQGEAKTKKAHIDAFCQKDTPTESLINLIEQLGERSLAHQ; this is translated from the coding sequence ATGTTGTCTTGCCAGCAGCCAGTCCTCCAAGTTCTCGTTGTTGATGACCACGAACTAACTCGGTTTACTCTCAAGTTAGCACTTGCCAGTAAGAGAAACATCGAATTAGTCGGTCTTGCAACCAACGGTCAAGAAGCAGTAGATATGGTCGAGCGCTATCACCCAGATGTGATTGTTCTCGACCTACAAATGCCAGTAATGGATGGCTTAAGTGCCTCTAATCTGATCAAAAAAATAGCACCTAGCACTCAAATTATCGCCTACTCTTCGGTGGAAGATGCTCAAGGGGAAGCGAAGACCAAAAAAGCTCACATTGACGCCTTCTGTCAAAAAGACACTCCCACAGAAAGTTTAATAAATTTAATCGAACAGTTAGGAGAGCGATCGCTCGCTCATCAATAA
- a CDS encoding DUF2854 domain-containing protein, with protein MLRQFPLASIGLVVGGCLTVIGLLAYATGNATLNLVGFFYGIPVLLGGLALKAAELKPVPYSEATSPNILALREQQATPIQNQIRKDVTRYRYGQEAHLEESLSRLGLSPTDEERPVLRSLRETEVNGNYTLVLEFESPLVSLDSWSEKEEKIAKFFGPGIRVNLSQPEEDRVDLALIALPG; from the coding sequence ATGTTACGTCAATTTCCTTTAGCATCAATAGGTTTGGTTGTAGGTGGATGCTTGACCGTTATCGGATTACTGGCTTACGCTACTGGCAATGCTACCCTGAATTTAGTAGGTTTTTTCTACGGAATTCCGGTTCTTCTAGGCGGTTTAGCGCTCAAAGCTGCTGAACTAAAACCAGTACCCTACAGTGAAGCAACTTCTCCTAACATTTTGGCTTTACGCGAACAACAAGCCACACCAATTCAAAATCAAATTCGCAAAGACGTTACCCGCTATCGTTATGGTCAAGAAGCTCATTTAGAAGAGTCTTTGTCACGTTTGGGTTTAAGTCCCACTGACGAAGAAAGACCAGTTCTGCGATCGCTGCGGGAAACTGAGGTGAATGGTAATTATACTTTAGTCTTAGAATTTGAGTCGCCGTTAGTTTCTCTAGATAGTTGGTCTGAAAAGGAGGAAAAAATTGCTAAATTCTTCGGTCCGGGAATTAGGGTAAATTTAAGTCAACCTGAAGAAGATCGAGTCGATCTGGCTTTGATTGCTTTACCAGGATAA